Sequence from the Acidimicrobiia bacterium genome:
GTTGTGCCTCCGCTGCCAGGCGCCCGTCAGCAGCGGGGCGAGGGGGTGCCGCTCGAAGGGGGCGGCGGCGAGGCGTTCGATCCGTTCGGCCGCGTCGGCGGCCTCCAGGTGGCCGGATCGCTCCAGCCGGCCGAGCGCGGAGAGGACCTCGGCGTCGAAGTGGGCGGGTACGTGCAGCTCGTGTCCGCGAAGTCGAGCGTGGATGGCCTGCGCCCGCCCGCTTCCGAGGAGGATTTCGATCATCGCCGAGGCGTCGACGATGAGCCGCTCAGGCACGGCCCGCCAACTCCTCCTTGGCTGCGGACAAGGCGACGGCGACTGCGTCCCGATCGACGTCGAGTGGGGTGAGACCGGCGACGTCGTCGAGCCAGTCGTCGAGGCGACGAGCGGCGAGCGTCGAGCGGATCGCCTCCTGGGTGAGGCCGGAGAGGTTCAGGCCCGCCGCCTTCGCCTCAGCGGCGAGCTCGTCGGGCAGGTAGAC
This genomic interval carries:
- a CDS encoding type II toxin-antitoxin system CcdA family antitoxin — protein: MSRVNVYLPDELAAEAKAAGLNLSGLTQEAIRSTLAARRLDDWLDDVAGLTPLDVDRDAVAVALSAAKEELAGRA
- a CDS encoding type II toxin-antitoxin system VapC family toxin, coding for MIEILLGSGRAQAIHARLRGHELHVPAHFDAEVLSALGRLERSGHLEAADAAERIERLAAAPFERHPLAPLLTGAWQRRHNLRLVDALYVELADRIEAPIVTVDSGLAAASPTAEHVDQLDTP